The following are from one region of the Marinomonas sp. CT5 genome:
- a CDS encoding YhbY family RNA-binding protein, whose protein sequence is MSLTNAQKKQYRLIGHSLNPVVMIAGNGLTEPVLTEIDRALEDHELIKIRISVADREVRTALIEEISKIMKCETVQIIGKVALFYRAALEANPKLSNLLR, encoded by the coding sequence ATGAGTCTTACAAACGCCCAAAAAAAGCAATATCGCCTAATCGGCCACTCCCTTAATCCTGTGGTTATGATTGCGGGCAACGGTCTAACTGAACCAGTTTTAACCGAAATCGATCGCGCTCTTGAAGATCACGAACTGATAAAAATACGCATAAGCGTTGCTGACCGTGAAGTTCGTACCGCTTTAATTGAAGAAATCAGCAAAATAATGAAATGCGAAACCGTTCAAATCATTGGCAAAGTAGCACTTTTTTATCGAGCTGCATTAGAAGCCAACCCAAAGCTTTCCAATCTACTACGTTAA
- the glmM gene encoding phosphoglucosamine mutase → MRKYFGTDGIRGKVGTAPITPEFMLKLGWAAGQVFKENDKKILIGKDTRISGYMFESALEAGIVAAGADVRLVGPMPTPAIAYLTRTFRASAGIVISASHNPYTDNGIKFFSSEGGKVSDEIEERIEYYLEQPMEVVESSLIGRAKRIDDAAGRYIEYCKGTFPIGLQLSGLKIVVDCADGATYHVAPRVFSELGADVIPIGVNPDGLNINEFSGATKPELLCKNVLAEQADLGIALDGDGDRLILVDRHGVVRDGDDVLYIIANHLMRTGRFSGGVVGTLMSNFGLELAFSETGIGFSRAAVGDRYVNEKLMQHGWVLGGEPSGHIVCRSITTTGDGIIAALQVLRAMVEEGQALDELLVGLVKFPQKLKNIRVAERFVPNEEPALQKAIAIANERLNGLGRVLLRASGTEPLIRVMVEGRDDATVDELVDYLVDEVNSVVAAKMNS, encoded by the coding sequence ATGCGTAAATATTTTGGTACAGATGGGATTCGTGGGAAGGTAGGAACCGCGCCCATTACTCCTGAGTTTATGTTGAAATTGGGGTGGGCTGCAGGTCAAGTTTTTAAAGAAAATGATAAAAAAATATTGATTGGTAAAGATACTCGTATCTCTGGTTATATGTTTGAATCTGCCCTTGAAGCTGGCATTGTTGCCGCTGGTGCGGATGTTCGTTTGGTTGGTCCAATGCCAACGCCTGCGATTGCTTACCTTACTCGAACATTTCGAGCAAGTGCGGGCATTGTTATTAGTGCATCTCATAACCCTTATACGGATAATGGTATTAAATTTTTCTCCTCTGAAGGTGGTAAGGTTTCAGACGAAATAGAGGAGCGAATTGAATATTATCTAGAGCAGCCAATGGAAGTGGTGGAGTCTAGTTTGATTGGTCGAGCAAAACGTATTGATGATGCTGCTGGTCGTTATATTGAATATTGTAAAGGGACTTTCCCTATTGGGTTGCAGTTAAGTGGTTTAAAAATAGTTGTTGATTGTGCTGATGGTGCTACTTATCACGTTGCGCCACGAGTCTTTAGTGAGTTGGGGGCTGATGTTATCCCGATTGGCGTAAATCCTGATGGCTTGAATATCAATGAGTTTAGTGGGGCAACTAAGCCTGAGTTACTGTGTAAGAATGTTTTGGCTGAGCAGGCTGATTTAGGGATTGCGCTAGATGGTGATGGGGATCGATTGATTTTGGTTGATCGCCATGGTGTTGTGCGTGACGGTGATGATGTTCTCTATATTATTGCTAATCATTTGATGCGAACAGGCCGTTTTAGTGGCGGGGTTGTTGGGACTTTGATGAGTAATTTTGGGTTGGAGTTAGCCTTTTCAGAAACCGGAATAGGCTTTAGTCGTGCTGCTGTTGGTGATAGGTATGTTAACGAAAAACTTATGCAGCATGGTTGGGTGTTAGGTGGTGAGCCATCAGGGCATATTGTTTGTAGGTCTATTACAACAACTGGTGATGGTATCATTGCCGCTCTTCAGGTGCTAAGGGCTATGGTAGAAGAAGGTCAGGCGCTTGATGAGCTTTTGGTTGGTTTGGTTAAGTTTCCACAAAAACTAAAGAATATTCGAGTTGCAGAGCGCTTTGTTCCAAATGAAGAGCCGGCGCTGCAGAAAGCTATAGCTATCGCTAATGAGCGTTTGAATGGTTTGGGGCGAGTGTTGTTGCGTGCTTCCGGTACTGAACCTCTGATTCGAGTGATGGTAGAGGGGCGTGATGATGCTACGGTTGATGAACTTGTTGATTATTTAGTTGATGAGGTTAACTCGGTAGTGGCAGCAAAAATGAATAGTTGA
- the rimP gene encoding ribosome maturation factor RimP → MSAKYTILEELIRPVVEGLGFEFWGMEYLSLGKDSVLRIYIETDDEKGIDVEDCARVSRQVSSILDVEDPITGEYNLEVSSPGLDRPLFSLAQYQAYIGSIVSLRLRVPFDGRRKFKGQLMGIESEDVVIRVDQEEYLLPIDLIDKANVVPQF, encoded by the coding sequence TTGTCAGCAAAATATACGATTTTAGAAGAACTTATTCGACCAGTCGTTGAAGGTTTAGGGTTTGAGTTTTGGGGTATGGAGTACTTATCTTTAGGTAAGGACTCTGTACTTCGCATTTATATTGAAACGGATGATGAAAAAGGGATTGATGTAGAAGATTGCGCCCGAGTTAGCCGTCAAGTTAGTTCTATTCTAGATGTTGAAGACCCAATCACAGGTGAATACAACCTAGAGGTATCGTCACCAGGTTTAGATCGGCCTTTATTTAGTTTGGCTCAATATCAGGCTTATATCGGTTCTATTGTTTCTTTGCGTTTACGTGTGCCTTTTGATGGTCGCCGTAAGTTTAAAGGGCAACTAATGGGGATCGAAAGCGAAGATGTTGTTATTCGCGTAGATCAAGAAGAATACTTATTGCCTATCGATTTGATTGATAAGGCGAATGTTGTTCCACAATTTTAA
- the rlmE gene encoding 23S rRNA (uridine(2552)-2'-O)-methyltransferase RlmE, which produces MARSKSSNNWMKEHFDDPYVKKSQQDGYRSRASYKLIEINDKDKLFRPAIRVVDLGAAPGGWSQVAAKLVGDKGTVVASDILEMAPLPGVSFVQGDFTEQEVYEAILTEVGDEKADLVISDMAPNMSGNSSSDQPQAMYLVELALDMATQVLRPGGNFLVKVFQGEGFDEYLKTMRSQFGSVVTRKPDASRARSREVYLLGRQYKG; this is translated from the coding sequence GTGGCAAGATCAAAAAGTAGTAATAATTGGATGAAGGAACATTTTGACGATCCTTATGTCAAAAAGTCCCAGCAAGATGGTTATCGCTCTAGGGCAAGCTATAAGCTGATAGAGATTAATGATAAGGATAAGCTTTTTAGACCAGCAATACGTGTTGTAGACTTAGGGGCTGCTCCCGGTGGTTGGTCGCAAGTGGCGGCAAAGTTGGTTGGTGATAAGGGAACTGTTGTGGCTTCTGATATATTGGAAATGGCGCCGCTGCCTGGTGTAAGTTTTGTTCAGGGAGATTTTACTGAGCAAGAGGTATATGAGGCAATTCTAACAGAAGTTGGAGATGAAAAAGCGGATCTTGTAATTTCGGATATGGCCCCCAATATGAGTGGGAATAGTTCTTCTGATCAGCCGCAGGCTATGTATCTTGTTGAACTTGCTTTGGATATGGCGACTCAAGTGTTGCGTCCGGGTGGAAACTTTCTGGTAAAAGTGTTCCAGGGAGAGGGATTTGATGAATATCTTAAAACCATGCGGTCACAATTTGGGTCGGTTGTAACGCGTAAGCCAGACGCATCGCGAGCAAGAAGTCGCGAAGTTTACTTATTAGGAAGACAATATAAAGGTTAA
- the infB gene encoding translation initiation factor IF-2, translating into MTVQTVKILSELVNTPVDKLLAQMKDAGLPQTSASQEVSEVEKQTLLNYLKRQHGEEGDKSQRITLQRKTTSTLSRDGGKAVNVAVKKKRTYVKRDDVDEEAKKQEELLAKRLAEEQERLAEEKARLEAERKLEEEKAAKAKAEAEEKARQEAAVKAVVADAGAVNETEQYVSDTGAAEPVESPKQPKASKKVSQPAMDNKKSTVAPKGKKGAVRHDNDKDKPRGRVNPDNKRSRVNVNDEDEFTRRGKLGRKNKKPSKQEHGFQKPTAKMIHEVALPESITVADLAEKMAVKGAEVIKIMFKMGAMATINQTIDRDTATLVVEEMGHTVKYIDENAVENDMIEAIDYDGEAIKRAPVVTVMGHVDHGKTSLLDYIRTTRVAAGESGGITQHIGAYHVETPHGMVSFLDTPGHAAFTSMRARGAKATDIVILVCAADDGVMPQTIEAIQHARAAEVPMVVAITKIDKEGADLDRVKNELVAQEVVPEEWGGDVQFVGVSAKSGEGIEELLEAILLQSEVLELTAVPSAPAKGVVVEARLDRGRGSVATLLVQNGTLNKGDIVLAGLQMGRVRALLDENGKAINAAGPSIPVEILGLDGTPEAGEEFIVVADERKAREVANFRQGKYREVRFARQHSAKLENLFSEMGKDEVRTLNVVLKADVRGSLEALIKSLTDLNTDEVKVNVVSSGVGGITETDATLALASDAVIFGFNVRADSSAKQFIERESIDLRYYSVIYNIIDDVKSALSGMLSPDLREDIKGTAEVRDVFRSPKFGLIAGCMVIEGTVYRNKQIRVLRDDVVIYEGELESLRRFKDAVNEVSRGMECGIGVKNYNDVKVGDKIEVFETVEVARTL; encoded by the coding sequence ATGACAGTTCAAACCGTAAAGATACTATCCGAGCTGGTAAATACGCCAGTCGATAAGCTACTAGCTCAGATGAAAGACGCTGGCCTACCTCAAACGAGCGCAAGCCAAGAAGTCTCTGAAGTTGAAAAGCAAACACTGCTTAATTATCTAAAGCGTCAACATGGCGAAGAAGGCGATAAAAGCCAACGTATTACTCTGCAACGTAAAACAACGAGCACTTTGTCTCGTGACGGCGGAAAAGCGGTCAATGTAGCCGTTAAGAAAAAGCGCACTTATGTTAAACGTGATGATGTTGATGAAGAGGCTAAAAAGCAAGAGGAGTTGCTTGCGAAGCGTCTTGCGGAAGAGCAAGAGCGTTTAGCGGAAGAAAAAGCTCGTTTAGAAGCCGAGCGTAAGCTTGAAGAAGAGAAAGCGGCTAAAGCTAAAGCTGAAGCCGAAGAAAAAGCGCGCCAAGAAGCCGCTGTGAAAGCAGTTGTCGCGGATGCTGGCGCGGTCAATGAAACGGAGCAGTATGTTTCCGATACAGGAGCGGCAGAACCCGTGGAATCACCGAAGCAGCCTAAGGCATCAAAAAAAGTATCTCAACCAGCGATGGATAATAAAAAGTCAACTGTTGCGCCAAAAGGTAAAAAAGGTGCAGTAAGACATGATAACGACAAAGACAAACCTCGTGGTCGAGTTAATCCAGATAATAAGCGTTCACGTGTTAATGTGAATGATGAAGACGAATTTACTCGTCGTGGTAAATTGGGTCGTAAAAATAAAAAGCCGTCAAAACAAGAGCACGGCTTTCAAAAACCTACGGCCAAAATGATCCATGAAGTGGCATTGCCAGAAAGTATCACCGTTGCAGATCTTGCTGAAAAAATGGCCGTTAAAGGCGCTGAAGTTATTAAGATCATGTTTAAGATGGGGGCAATGGCAACTATCAATCAAACTATTGATCGTGATACAGCGACTTTGGTTGTTGAAGAAATGGGTCATACGGTTAAATATATCGATGAAAATGCCGTCGAAAATGACATGATCGAAGCCATTGATTATGACGGTGAAGCGATTAAGCGTGCGCCTGTTGTGACTGTAATGGGTCACGTTGACCACGGTAAAACCTCGTTGCTCGATTATATTCGTACTACACGAGTTGCCGCAGGCGAATCTGGTGGTATTACACAGCATATTGGTGCATACCATGTAGAAACACCTCATGGAATGGTGAGTTTCTTGGATACACCTGGACACGCTGCGTTTACTTCTATGCGTGCTCGTGGCGCGAAAGCAACGGATATCGTTATCCTTGTTTGTGCCGCTGATGATGGTGTGATGCCACAAACGATTGAGGCTATACAGCATGCTCGCGCGGCTGAAGTGCCAATGGTTGTTGCGATTACGAAGATAGATAAAGAAGGTGCAGACTTAGATCGTGTTAAAAACGAGCTTGTTGCACAAGAAGTGGTGCCTGAAGAATGGGGCGGTGACGTTCAGTTTGTTGGTGTATCGGCTAAATCAGGTGAAGGTATTGAAGAGCTATTAGAAGCGATTCTTTTGCAATCTGAAGTGCTTGAATTGACGGCTGTACCAAGCGCTCCAGCGAAAGGTGTGGTTGTTGAAGCTCGTCTTGATCGTGGTCGTGGCTCCGTGGCTACCTTACTTGTCCAAAATGGTACTTTGAATAAAGGTGACATCGTTTTGGCTGGTCTTCAAATGGGGCGTGTTCGTGCCTTGTTAGATGAAAATGGTAAAGCAATCAACGCTGCAGGCCCTTCTATTCCAGTTGAGATCCTTGGTCTTGATGGAACACCAGAAGCGGGTGAAGAGTTCATTGTTGTAGCGGATGAGCGTAAAGCTCGTGAAGTAGCTAACTTCCGTCAAGGTAAGTACCGTGAAGTTCGCTTTGCGCGTCAGCACTCTGCTAAATTGGAGAACTTGTTCTCTGAAATGGGCAAAGATGAAGTTCGTACATTGAACGTGGTTCTTAAAGCGGATGTTCGTGGTTCTCTAGAGGCCTTGATCAAATCGTTGACGGATCTGAATACAGATGAAGTGAAAGTAAATGTTGTGTCTAGTGGCGTGGGTGGTATTACCGAAACAGACGCTACTTTGGCTCTTGCTTCTGACGCCGTTATCTTTGGCTTTAATGTTCGTGCCGATAGTTCAGCTAAGCAGTTTATCGAGCGTGAAAGCATTGATCTTCGCTACTACAGCGTTATCTACAACATCATTGATGATGTGAAATCAGCATTGTCTGGCATGTTGTCTCCAGATCTTCGTGAAGACATTAAAGGTACTGCCGAAGTTCGTGACGTGTTCCGTTCACCTAAGTTTGGTTTGATTGCGGGCTGTATGGTCATCGAAGGTACGGTATACCGCAACAAACAGATTCGCGTATTGCGTGATGATGTTGTTATCTACGAAGGTGAGCTTGAATCTCTTCGTCGTTTCAAAGATGCTGTTAACGAAGTTAGCCGCGGTATGGAATGTGGTATCGGCGTGAAAAACTACAACGATGTAAAAGTTGGCGATAAAATCGAGGTTTTTGAAACCGTCGAAGTAGCGCGTACACTTTAA
- the tpiA gene encoding triose-phosphate isomerase, with the protein MIRQKIVAGNWKMNGSKESIQTLISGLLDMDGSNSEVVIAPSFPYLSQVHDLIDGSNLVMAAQNASQEEKGAFTGEVSVSMLADFGVKYILLGHSERRSLYGETDEVVASKVKTVLGFGLIPMLCIGETLEERESGKTLEVCERQIQAVIDVVGVESFAKMTIAYEPVWAIGTGLSASADQAQEVHQSIRAFLAKSSESVSEKVQILYGGSVKASTSSALFKMPDVDGALVGGASLDAKEFIAIVKTAG; encoded by the coding sequence ATGATTCGTCAAAAGATAGTGGCTGGTAACTGGAAAATGAATGGCTCCAAGGAGTCAATCCAGACATTAATTAGTGGCTTGCTTGATATGGACGGTTCTAACTCGGAAGTGGTTATTGCTCCCTCTTTTCCTTATTTGTCTCAGGTCCATGACCTGATAGATGGTAGTAATCTTGTTATGGCTGCTCAGAATGCCAGTCAAGAGGAAAAGGGTGCCTTCACAGGGGAAGTTTCTGTCTCTATGTTGGCTGACTTTGGGGTTAAATATATCTTGTTGGGTCATTCAGAGAGGCGCTCTCTTTATGGCGAAACGGATGAAGTAGTTGCTTCTAAGGTAAAAACGGTATTGGGTTTTGGTTTGATTCCTATGCTTTGTATAGGTGAAACCTTGGAAGAGCGCGAATCAGGTAAAACGCTTGAGGTTTGTGAACGTCAAATCCAGGCTGTGATTGATGTTGTTGGTGTTGAATCATTTGCAAAAATGACGATTGCTTATGAACCGGTTTGGGCAATTGGTACTGGTTTATCGGCTAGTGCTGATCAGGCTCAAGAAGTGCATCAATCAATTAGGGCTTTTTTGGCTAAGTCATCAGAATCAGTTTCTGAAAAAGTTCAGATCTTGTATGGCGGAAGTGTGAAGGCATCAACTAGCTCGGCTTTGTTTAAAATGCCTGATGTAGATGGTGCTCTTGTTGGTGGTGCATCTCTTGATGCTAAAGAATTTATAGCGATAGTAAAGACAGCAGGTTAA
- the secG gene encoding preprotein translocase subunit SecG — translation MEALILVLHVLAAVLIIALVLLQQGKGADAGASFGGGASQTVFGSQGGGSFFGKMTAVFALVFFLTSFGLAFFASEKAKSVSGAVDFVPSAPQVEETVNLPELGEKKKTSSDLPVTE, via the coding sequence ATGGAAGCACTAATTTTAGTTTTGCATGTACTCGCAGCGGTACTAATTATTGCACTCGTTTTACTGCAGCAAGGTAAAGGTGCAGATGCAGGTGCTTCATTTGGTGGTGGTGCATCTCAAACCGTATTTGGTAGCCAAGGTGGTGGTAGTTTCTTTGGGAAAATGACGGCTGTATTTGCTTTGGTGTTTTTTCTAACTAGCTTTGGTTTGGCTTTTTTTGCGAGTGAAAAAGCGAAAAGTGTTTCCGGCGCAGTTGATTTTGTTCCTTCTGCTCCTCAAGTTGAAGAGACAGTGAATTTGCCTGAGTTGGGTGAAAAGAAAAAAACATCATCTGACCTACCAGTAACTGAGTAA
- the folP gene encoding dihydropteroate synthase: MSLMLFGDKSLDLSLPHVMGILNVTPDSFSDGGAFNSLDAALRQSEKMIQEGGSIIDVGGESTRPGASPVSTQQELDRVLPIVEAIKKRFDIVVSVDTSTPEVIRGSAALGAGLINDVRALERDGALQAAAETGLPICLMHMKGGPQTMQSQAEYVSVVDDVVSYLSSRVELCESVGISRSRLILDPGIGFGKTLSHNLSLLNHTEVFKSLGFEVLIGLSRKTMIGEALGLPVEERLYGTMGANASAYLKGARIFRVHDVKPHVEMLALMSRIEREG; this comes from the coding sequence ATGTCATTAATGCTTTTTGGGGACAAGTCATTAGACTTGTCCCTTCCTCATGTTATGGGGATTCTAAATGTCACGCCAGACTCTTTTTCTGATGGTGGTGCTTTCAATTCTTTGGACGCTGCGTTACGTCAATCTGAAAAAATGATTCAAGAAGGGGGGAGTATCATTGATGTTGGTGGTGAATCAACTCGACCTGGTGCTTCCCCTGTTTCTACTCAGCAGGAACTGGATCGTGTCCTCCCTATTGTTGAGGCAATAAAAAAACGCTTTGATATTGTTGTTTCTGTCGATACAAGTACTCCTGAGGTTATTCGTGGCTCAGCTGCTTTAGGGGCTGGACTAATCAATGATGTAAGAGCGCTTGAGCGTGATGGTGCCTTGCAGGCTGCAGCTGAAACAGGCTTGCCTATTTGCTTGATGCATATGAAAGGGGGGCCGCAGACCATGCAGAGTCAGGCAGAGTATGTTTCTGTCGTTGATGACGTGGTGAGTTATTTGAGTTCTAGGGTTGAATTGTGTGAATCTGTTGGGATTTCTCGTTCGCGATTGATTTTAGATCCAGGTATTGGATTTGGTAAGACACTGTCTCATAACTTATCTTTACTAAATCATACCGAAGTATTTAAAAGTTTGGGTTTTGAGGTTCTTATTGGGCTTTCGAGAAAGACCATGATTGGAGAAGCTTTAGGTTTGCCAGTCGAGGAGCGGCTGTACGGTACGATGGGGGCAAACGCTTCCGCTTACTTAAAAGGTGCTCGTATTTTTAGAGTTCATGATGTTAAGCCTCATGTTGAGATGTTGGCTTTGATGTCCCGTATTGAGAGAGAGGGCTAA
- the nusA gene encoding transcription termination factor NusA has product MSKEILLVVEAVSNEKDVPKQVIFEAVEIALASAAKRRFEEDALIRVSIDQRSGDYKTYRQWHIVADEDYSAPAYELTIDDSEEQNLGVGIGEIYEEEVESEVFGRIAAQTAKQVIVQKVREAERAKMVALYAEKVGKLVHGQVKKVTRDSLIIDLGENAEASLPKDQLIARESFRMNDRIRALLLEIRDDSRGAQLILSRNDPAFMIELFRLEVPEISEEVIEIRGAARDPGLRAKIAVKTNDRRIDPIGACVGMRGARVQAVSNEMNGERVDIVLWDDNPAQLVINAMAPAEVDSIVIDEDAHSMDVAVKSDNLAQAIGRNGQNVRLASTLTGWSLNVMTSEDAEAKQQEESQKLIDIFVSGLDIDDDLAIQMVDEGFSSLEEVAYIPMEEMLEIDGFDEDLVNELRSRAKEALLNQALQAEEQLDGAKPAADLLAMEGMDNHLALVLASMGVITMEDLAEQSVDELLEIEGMTEDRAGSLILTARAPWFAESE; this is encoded by the coding sequence ATGAGCAAAGAAATTCTTTTGGTAGTGGAAGCCGTTTCCAACGAGAAAGATGTTCCGAAACAAGTTATTTTCGAAGCCGTTGAAATTGCTTTAGCTAGTGCTGCCAAACGCCGTTTTGAAGAAGATGCATTAATTCGTGTCTCTATCGATCAGCGTTCCGGTGATTATAAAACATACCGACAGTGGCATATTGTTGCCGATGAAGACTATTCTGCGCCAGCTTATGAGCTGACAATTGATGATTCTGAAGAGCAAAACCTTGGTGTAGGCATCGGAGAAATTTACGAAGAAGAAGTCGAGTCTGAGGTATTTGGACGTATTGCAGCGCAAACAGCAAAGCAGGTGATCGTACAAAAAGTGCGTGAAGCCGAACGTGCTAAAATGGTTGCTTTATATGCAGAGAAAGTTGGCAAGTTAGTTCATGGTCAAGTTAAAAAAGTCACTCGTGATAGTTTGATTATTGACTTAGGAGAAAATGCGGAAGCGTCTTTGCCAAAAGATCAATTGATTGCTCGTGAAAGCTTTAGAATGAACGACCGAATTCGTGCTTTGTTGCTCGAGATTCGTGATGACAGTCGTGGCGCTCAATTGATTCTTTCGCGTAATGATCCTGCGTTTATGATTGAGTTATTCCGTCTTGAAGTACCAGAGATTTCAGAAGAAGTTATTGAAATTCGTGGCGCGGCTCGTGACCCAGGCTTACGTGCTAAAATTGCAGTGAAAACAAATGACCGACGCATTGATCCGATAGGTGCTTGTGTCGGTATGCGTGGAGCACGAGTTCAAGCTGTTTCCAATGAAATGAATGGCGAACGTGTGGATATTGTGCTTTGGGATGATAACCCAGCTCAGCTAGTTATCAATGCAATGGCTCCAGCGGAAGTTGACTCAATTGTCATTGATGAAGATGCACATTCTATGGATGTTGCGGTTAAGAGTGATAATTTAGCGCAAGCGATTGGCCGTAATGGGCAAAATGTTCGTTTGGCTTCGACCCTGACTGGTTGGTCTTTAAATGTTATGACCAGTGAAGATGCAGAAGCGAAACAACAAGAAGAATCTCAAAAATTGATTGATATTTTTGTTTCTGGATTGGATATAGATGATGATTTAGCCATTCAAATGGTTGATGAAGGATTCTCTTCATTGGAAGAGGTTGCCTATATCCCAATGGAAGAAATGTTAGAAATTGACGGATTTGATGAAGATTTAGTAAATGAACTGCGTTCACGAGCAAAAGAAGCCTTATTAAATCAAGCGCTTCAAGCTGAAGAGCAATTGGACGGTGCCAAACCTGCTGCTGATTTACTAGCAATGGAAGGCATGGACAATCATCTTGCTTTAGTTCTCGCTTCTATGGGAGTAATTACCATGGAAGATTTAGCTGAACAATCAGTTGATGAGTTGCTTGAAATTGAAGGCATGACAGAAGATCGTGCAGGTAGTCTTATTTTGACTGCTCGTGCACCTTGGTTTGCTGAATCTGAATAA
- the ftsH gene encoding ATP-dependent zinc metalloprotease FtsH produces the protein MLKNILLWLVIAAVLLTVFNNFNTTPDTNRISYSEFVKEVQDGRIAKVVVDGYTISGSRTSGDTFDTVRPAAADPKIMDDLLRNNVVVEGRMPEQQSIWTQLLVASFPILLILAIFMFFMRQMQGGGGGKGGPMSFGKSKARLLPEDQIKTTFADVAGCDEAKEDTEELVDFLREPSKFQRLGGKIPRGILMCGPPGTGKTLLAKAIAGEAKVPFFTISGSDFVEMFVGVGASRVRDMFEQAKKHAPCIIFIDEIDAVGRNRGSGMGGGNDEREQTLNQLLVEMDGFEGNEGIIVIAATNRPDVLDPALLRPGRFDRQVQVGLPDIRGREQILKVHLRKVPCDDDVEPKNIARGTPGFSGADLANLVNEAALFAARSNRRLVNMEQLELAKDKILMGAERKTMVMSDKEKLNTAYHEAGHTIIGYLMPEHDPVYKVSIIPRGRALGVTMYLPEEDKYSVSKRGLESQVCSLYGGRIAEEMIHGFEGVSTGASNDIERATSIARNMVTKWGLSEKLGPFAYEEDDNSGSYISGPTGSKANYFSPETGKTIDAEVQDIINRCYEKATQILHDNRSKLDVMAEALMQYETIDAKQIKEIMEGKKPSAPEGWSDPSANSPKEGDVEEMKGDVVIGDDAHDLSSESGDTDSSSGQASPKPSGE, from the coding sequence ATGCTGAAAAATATACTGTTGTGGTTGGTTATCGCTGCTGTACTACTAACTGTGTTTAATAATTTTAATACGACTCCTGATACAAATCGCATCTCATACTCTGAGTTTGTGAAAGAAGTTCAAGATGGCCGTATAGCTAAAGTGGTTGTTGATGGATATACCATTAGTGGTAGCCGAACCAGTGGTGATACTTTTGATACTGTTCGTCCCGCTGCAGCTGATCCAAAAATTATGGATGACTTGCTACGAAATAATGTTGTTGTTGAAGGGCGTATGCCAGAACAGCAAAGCATTTGGACTCAACTTCTTGTTGCTAGCTTTCCTATTCTCCTGATTCTTGCCATCTTTATGTTTTTTATGCGCCAGATGCAAGGTGGCGGTGGCGGTAAAGGTGGTCCAATGTCTTTTGGTAAATCCAAGGCACGTCTGCTTCCAGAAGATCAAATTAAAACAACTTTTGCTGATGTGGCTGGTTGTGATGAAGCGAAAGAAGACACAGAAGAGCTTGTAGACTTCTTGAGAGAGCCAAGCAAATTTCAACGCCTTGGCGGTAAAATTCCGCGCGGCATCTTGATGTGCGGGCCTCCAGGTACAGGTAAAACCCTATTGGCTAAAGCCATTGCTGGCGAAGCAAAAGTCCCATTCTTTACCATTTCCGGTTCAGACTTTGTTGAAATGTTTGTCGGTGTTGGTGCTTCCCGTGTTCGTGATATGTTTGAACAAGCGAAGAAGCACGCACCATGCATCATCTTTATCGATGAGATTGATGCGGTTGGTCGTAATCGTGGTTCCGGTATGGGCGGCGGTAATGATGAACGTGAGCAGACGTTGAACCAATTGCTAGTGGAAATGGATGGCTTTGAAGGTAACGAAGGTATTATCGTTATTGCTGCAACCAACCGTCCCGATGTATTGGATCCTGCGTTACTTCGACCTGGTCGTTTTGACCGTCAAGTACAAGTTGGTTTGCCAGATATTCGTGGTCGTGAGCAGATTCTTAAAGTGCATTTGCGTAAAGTGCCTTGCGATGATGATGTGGAACCAAAAAACATTGCTCGTGGTACACCAGGTTTCTCAGGTGCTGATTTGGCGAACCTAGTTAACGAGGCCGCTCTGTTTGCAGCTCGTTCTAATCGTCGATTGGTTAATATGGAACAGCTTGAGCTAGCTAAAGACAAAATTCTCATGGGGGCTGAACGCAAAACCATGGTGATGAGTGATAAGGAAAAGCTTAATACGGCTTACCATGAAGCGGGTCATACCATTATTGGTTATTTAATGCCTGAGCATGATCCAGTATATAAAGTCTCTATTATTCCTCGAGGTCGTGCACTTGGTGTGACTATGTATTTACCTGAAGAAGATAAGTACAGCGTTAGTAAGCGTGGGCTTGAAAGTCAAGTTTGTAGTTTGTATGGCGGTCGTATTGCTGAAGAAATGATTCATGGTTTTGAAGGGGTTTCTACAGGTGCTTCTAACGACATAGAGCGAGCTACCAGTATTGCTCGTAATATGGTGACGAAATGGGGGTTGTCGGAGAAATTAGGGCCATTTGCCTACGAGGAAGATGATAATAGTGGGAGCTATATTTCTGGTCCTACAGGTAGTAAGGCAAACTATTTTTCTCCTGAGACAGGTAAAACCATTGATGCTGAGGTTCAGGATATTATTAATCGTTGCTATGAAAAAGCGACTCAGATTCTTCATGATAACCGCTCTAAGTTGGATGTTATGGCAGAAGCTTTGATGCAATATGAAACGATTGATGCTAAGCAAATTAAAGAGATTATGGAAGGAAAGAAACCGTCTGCACCAGAAGGGTGGTCTGATCCAAGTGCAAACTCTCCTAAAGAAGGTGATGTGGAAGAGATGAAGGGGGATGTTGTGATAGGTGATGATGCTCATGACCTTTCATCTGAGTCAGGAGATACTGATTCCTCATCAGGACAGGCTTCTCCCAAGCCTTCCGGAGAGTAG